A genomic window from Quercus lobata isolate SW786 chromosome 10, ValleyOak3.0 Primary Assembly, whole genome shotgun sequence includes:
- the LOC115964135 gene encoding uncharacterized protein LOC115964135: MKLGSQQNDLDFYPEQSLDGSFRKFISGFIHNDMDLSPGQSLDGSFRKSSSVTSTHSISGASASSKFVPTSRRVYKGLKDYGRKLVNLELFTQSLEDWVSEKSCADSANEEQFFNSPFLIDELRKLDLALEGVLFQQLFRMPCSPSVTDDLKEDEYLAVEDFLHVVANGLWRTFWRKSGPLPFFVSGPRHPGSKFYTVEKAMSRGRLEELCGLALLSKIGSDLQVHWDQVAEFVLFKPDILSKNELKLSAHSICEALFYGFHILVSRSLSNINTVSSDSVFLVVLDSKYSGVVKFGGDLGKLDLNSANPYHAVAEWVKSYAEVSVSPVDRIWNKLGNVNWGDMGTLQVLLATFYSIVQWNGPPRKSIASLASDHSLRLQKRRIECRPNENENALVPFQQASHQHGEIVELDENDSFLRKQASRLKLTKGEVLLLDDQRQGQKSFQIQGSLVGGNCFLYSAVSLDYPTELLSLYVGAHPSRLEPSWEDMSLWYQVQRQTKVLNILKQQGISSKYLPDIIASGRILHSGPCTKQSPGGRCDHPWCGTPILVTSPIGEPLSSVVDRDGPFSPEEAIRCCRDCLSALRSAAMASVQHGDICPENIICVVDMQGVRNRHLYVPISWGRAVLEDRDGAAINLQFSSSHALQHGKLCPASDAESLVYLLYFVCGGSIQQQDSIESALQWRERSWAKRMIQQQLGEVSALLKAFADYVDSLCGTPYPVDYDIWLKRLNKAVDGSAGRGKMIEEVAVTLRLEDVAESSGTSGGGS, encoded by the exons ATGAAACTAG GTTCTCAACAAAATGATTTGGACTTTTATCCTGAGCAAAGTCTGGATGGAAGTTTCCGAAAGTTCATATCTG GTTTTATTCACAATGATATGGACCTATCTCCAGGGCAAAGCTTGGACGGAAGTTTCAGGAAGTCTAGCTCTG TAACCTCTACTCATAGTATCTCTGGTGCTTCTGCTTCAAGTAAGTTTGTTCCTACTTCTAGAAGAGTATACAAAGGGCTAAAGGACTATGGAAGGAAACTTGTCAACCTAGAACTTTTCACACAAAGTCTTGAGGATTGGGTTTCTGAGAAATCATGTGCAGATTCAGCCAATGAGGAGCAGTTCTTTAATTCTCCCTTTTTGATTGATGAATTGCGTAAGCTTGACTTAGCATTGGAGGGGGTTTTATTTCAGCAGTTGTTTCGTATGCCATGCTCACCTTCTGTAACAGACGATCTTAAAGAAGATGAGTATCTCGCAGTAGAAGACTTTCTTCATGTAGTTGCCAATGGCTTATGGCGTACCTTTTGGCGTAAAAGTGGACCATTGCCATTCTTTGTATCTGGTCCCCGTCATCCTGGATCCAAGTTTTATACGGTAGAAAAGGCAATGTCAAGGGGAAGGCTTGAAGAGCTATGTGGTTTAGCTTTGCTATCAAAAATTGGGAGTGATTTGCAAGTTCACTGGGATCAAGTAGCGGAGTTTGTGTTATTTAAGCCAGATATATTGTCAAAAAATGAGTTGAAATTGTCTGCTCACAGTATTTGTGAAGCCCTCTTCTATGGTTTTCATATTCTTGTATCTAGGAGTTTGAGCAACATCAATACTGTCAGCAGTGATTCAGTTTTCCTTGTGGTTCTAGATTCTAAATATAGTGGGGTGGTAAAATTTGGTGGTGACCTTGGAAAACTTGATTTAAACTCAGCTAACCCATACCATGCTGTAGCTGAATGGGTGAAATCTTATGCTGAAGTTAGTGTTTCCCCAGTGGATCGGATATGGAACAAATTGGGGAATGTGAATTGGGGAGACATGGGGACCCTGCAAGTACTTTTGGCAACATTTTACTCCATAGTCCAGTGGAATGGACCACCAAGAAAGTCGATAGCCTCATTAGCCTCAGATCATAGCCTCCGCCTTCAGAAGCGTAGGATAGAGTGTCGCCCTAATGAGAATGAAAATGCACTAGTTCCTTTCCAACAGGCTAGCCATCAACATGGAGAGATTGTTGAACTTGATGAGAATGATTCATTTTTGAGAAAGCAGGCCTCACGTTTGAAGCTTACGAAGGGCGAGGTACTGCTTTTGGATGATCAACGGCAGGGACAGAAAAGTTTCCAAATACAGGGTTCTCTGGTAGGAGGGAACTGCTTTCTCTACAGTGCTGTTTCTCTTGATTATCCCACAGAGTTGTTGTCTTTATATGTAGGTGCCCATCCATCAAGACTTGAGCCATCATGGGAGGATATGAGTTTGTGGTATCAAGTGCAGAGGCAAACTAAAGTACTAAATATTTTGAAGCAGCAGGGAATTTCAAGCAAGTATTTGCCTGATATAATTGCCTCTGGCCGCATTTTGCATTCTGGTCCCTGTACAAAGCAGAGCCCAGGAGGGCGATGTGATCACCCATGGTGTGGTACTCCAATACTTGTGACATCTCCTATTGGGGAGCCACTTTCATCTGTTGTTGATCGGGATGGCCCATTCTCCCCTGAGGAAGCAATCCGCTGCTGCCGAGACTGCTTATCTGCTCTAAGAAGTGCAGCTATGGCCAGTGTCCAACATGGTGATATTTGTCCAGAAAATATAATATGTGTTGTTGATATGCAAGGTGTAAGAAACAGACATTTATATGTCCCGATATCATGGGGACGTGCAGTTTTGGAAGACAGAGACGGTGCAGCTATAAATTTGCAGTTCTCTTCGTCTCATGCACTTCAGCATGGGAAACTATGTCCAGCATCTGATGCAGAAAGCCTTGTTTACTTGCTCTATTTTGTCTGTGGGGGAAGTATACAGCAGCAAGATTCTATTGAATCAGCATTGCAGTGGAGGGAGAGAAGCTGGGCAAAGCGAATGATCCAGCAGCAGCTTGGTGAGGTTTCAGCTCTCTTAAAGGCATTTGCTGATTATGTGGATAGCCTTTGTGGAACCCCATACCCAGTTGACTATGACATATGGTTGAAAAGATTGAATAAAGCTGTGGATGGCTCAGCTGGTAGAGGTAAAATGATTGAAGAAGTAGCCGTAACTTTGAGACTAGAGGATGTTGCCGAGTCTTCAGGAACCTCTGGAGGTGGTTCTTAA